From a single Sus scrofa isolate TJ Tabasco breed Duroc chromosome 13, Sscrofa11.1, whole genome shotgun sequence genomic region:
- the LOC100623294 gene encoding keratin-associated protein 10-8 encodes MADACGSRTCVIAASTLSVCSSDQSYGSRVCSPSACTGSSWQVDNCQETCCEPPCCTPAPRLALVCTPVSCVSSPCLSGCTSSCCQQSSCQPSCCTSSPCQPACCVPVCCRPVCCRPVCCRPICCRPVCCTPVCCSPVCCEASPCSAASCCQPCPCPCPSSCYRPSSSVSLLCRPVCRPACCVPISSCGAPASCCQPSCCRPASCVSLLCRPACSRPTCCVPASACESCC; translated from the coding sequence ATGGCCGATGCCTGCGGCTCCAGGACCTGTGTTATAGCTGCGTCCACCCTGTCTGTCTGCTCCAGTGACCAGAGCTATGGCAGCCGGGTCTGCTCACCCAGTGCCTGCACTGGCTCCTCCTGGCAGGTGGACAATTGCCAGGAGACGTGCTGCGAGCCCCCCTgctgcacccccgccccccgcctggCCCTCGTCTGCACCCCAGTGAGCTGTGTGTCCAGCCCCTGCCTGTCAGGCTGCACCAGCTCCTGCTGCCAGCAGTCGAGCTGCCAGCCATCCTGCTGTacctcctccccctgccagccGGCCTGCTGTGTGCCCGTCTGCTGCAGGCCCGTCTGCTGCAGGCCCGTCTGCTGCAGGCCCATCTGTTGCAGGCCTGTCTGTTGCACACCTGTGTGCTGCTCGCCCGTGTGCTGCGAGGCCTCCCCCTGCTCGGCCGCCTCGtgctgccagccctgcccctgcccctgcccctcgtCCTGCTACAGACCCTCGTCCTCCGTGTCCCTCCTCTGCCGGCCCGTGTGCCGCCCCGCCTGCTGCGTGCCCATCTCCTCCTGCGGGGCCCCCGCCTCCTGCTGCCAGCCCAGCTGCTGCCGCCCGGCCTCCTGCGTGTCCCTGCTCTGCCGCCCCGCGTGCTCCCGCCCCACCTGCTGCGTGCCCGCCTCGGCCTGCGAGTCCTGCTGCTGA
- the LOC100623393 gene encoding keratin-associated protein 10-7, producing MATSTLSPCSSDLSYGSHVCLPGSSHPCTSSSWQWDDCPESCCEPPCCAPSGCTPAPRLALVCTPASCEPSPCLSGCTSSCTSSPCQPACCVPVCCRPVCCRPVCCTPVCCTPVCCTPVCCEASPCSDSCCQQSSCQSSCCTSSPCQQACCVPICCRPVCCRPVSCTPVCCTPVCCTPVCCEASPCSASSCCQPCPCPSSCCRPSSSVSLLCRPVCRPTCCVPVSSCGAPASCCQPSCCRPASCVSLLCRPACSRPACCVPASACESCC from the coding sequence ATGGCCACCTCCACCCTGTCCCCCTGCTCCAGCGACCTGAGCTACGGCAGCCACGTCTGCCTGCCCGGTTCCTCTCACCCCTGCACCAGCTCCTCCTGGCAGTGGGACGACTGTCCAGAGAGCTGCTGCGAGCCCCCCTGCTGCGCCCCCAGCGGCTGCACCCCCGCGCCCCGCCTGGCCCTCGTCTGCACCCCAGCGAGCTgtgagcccagcccctgcctgtcaGGCTGCACCAGCTCCTgcacctcctccccctgccagccGGCCTGCTGTGTGCCCGTCTGCTGCAGGCCTGTCTGCTGCAGGCCCGTCTGCTGCACTCCTGTCTGTTGCACACCCGTGTGCTGCACACCTGTGTGCTGTGAGGCCTCCCCCTGCTCAGACTCCTGCTGCCAGCAGTCGAGCTGCCAGTCGTCCTGCTgcacctcctccccctgccagcAGGCCTGCTGTGTGCCCATCTGCTGCAGGCCTGTCTGCTGCAGGCCCGTCAGTTGCACTCCTGTCTGTTGCACACCCGTGTGCTGCACGCCCGTGTGCTGTGAGGCCTCCCCCTGCTCGGCCTCCTCAtgctgccagccctgcccctgcccctcgtCCTGCTGCAGACCCTCGTCCTCCGTGTCCCTCCTCTGCCGGCCCGTGTGCCGCCCCACCTGCTGCGTGCCCGTCTCCTCCTGTGGGGCCCCCGCCTCCTGCTGCCAGCCCAGCTGCTGCCGCCCGGCCTCCTGCGTGTCCCTGCTCTGCCGCCCCGCGTGCTCCCGCCCCGCCTGCTGCGTGCCCGCCTCGGCCTGCGAGTCCTGCTGCTGA
- the LOC100623490 gene encoding keratin-associated protein 10-7-like produces the protein MAASTLSGCSSNLSYGSHVCLPGPCHPCTGSSWQWDDCPESCCEPPCCAPSGCTPAPRLALICTPASCEPSPCLSGCTSSCTSSPCQPACCVPVCCRPVCCRPVCCSPVCCTPVCCEASPCSDSCCQQSSCQSSCCTSSPCQPACCVPVCCRPVCCTPVCCEASPCSDSCCQQSSCQSSCCTSSPCQEACCVPVCCRPVCCTPVCCTPVCCRPVCCTPVCCEGSPCSASSCCQPCPCPCPSSCYRPSSSVSLLCRPVCRPACCVPVSSCGAPASCCQPSCCRPASCVSLLCRPACSRPACCVPASACESCC, from the coding sequence ATGGCCGCCTCCACCCTGTCTGGCTGctccagcaacctgagctacGGCAGCCACGTCTGCCTGCCTGGTCCCTGTCACCCCTGCACCGGCTCCTCCTGGCAGTGGGACGACTGTCCAGAGAGCTGCTGCGAGCCCCCCTGCTGCGCCCCCAGCGGCTGCACCCCCGCGCCCCGCCTGGCCCTCATCTGCACCCCAGCGAGCTgtgagcccagcccctgcctgtcaGGCTGCACCAGCTCCTgcacctcctccccctgccagccGGCCTGCTGTGTGCCCGTCTGCTGCAGGCCCGTCTGCTGCAGGCCCGTCTGCTGCTCACCCGTGTGCTGCACACCTGTGTGCTGTGAGGCCTCCCCCTGCTCAGACTCCTGCTGCCAGCAGTCGAGCTGCCAGTCGTCCTGCTgcacctcctccccctgccagccGGCTTGCTGTGTGCCCGTCTGCTGCAGGCCTGTCTGTTGCACACCTGTGTGCTGTGAAGCCTCCCCCTGCTCAGACTCCTGCTGCCAGCAGTCGAGCTGCCAGTCGTCCTGCTgcacctcctccccctgccaggaGGCCTGCTGTGTGCCCGTCTGCTGCAGGCCTGTCTGCTGCACGCCCGTCTGTTGCACGCCCGTCTGCTGCAGGCCTGTCTGTTGCACACCCGTGTGCTGTGAGGGCTCCCCCTGCTCGGCCTCCTCGtgctgccagccctgcccctgcccctgcccctcgtCCTGCTACAGACCCTCGTCCTCCGTGTCCCTCCTCTGCCGGCCCGTGTGCCGCCCCGCCTGCTGCGTGCCCGTCTCCTCCTGCGGGGCCCCCGCCTCCTGCTGCCAGCCCAGCTGCTGCCGCCCGGCCTCCTGCGTGTCCCTGCTCTGCCGCCCCGCGTGCTCCCGCCCCGCCTGCTGCGTGCCCGCCTCGGCCTGCGAGTCCTGCTGCTGA
- the LOC102160031 gene encoding keratin-associated protein 10-12-like codes for MAASTLSGCSSDLSYGSHVCLPGPCHPCTGSSWQWDDCPESYCEAPCCTPTPRLALVCTPASCEPSPCLSGCTSSCTSSPCQPACCVPICCRPVCCRPVCCTPVCCTPVCCEASPCSDSCCQQSSCQSSCCTSSPCQQACCVPVCCRPVCCTPVCCTPVCCEASPCSATSCCQPCPCPCPSSCCRPSSSVSLLCRPVCRPACCVPVSSCGAPASCCQPSCCRPASCVSLLCRPTCSRPACCVPASACESCC; via the coding sequence ATGGCCGCCTCCACCCTGTCCGGCTGCTCCAGCGACCTGAGCTATGGCAGCCACGTCTGCCTGCCCGGTCCCTGTCACCCCTGCACCGGCTCCTCCTGGCAGTGGGATGACTGTCCAGAGAGCTACTGTGAGGCCCCCTGCTGCACCCCCACGCCCCGCCTGGCCCTCGTCTGCACCCCAGCGAGCTgtgagcccagcccctgcctgtcaGGCTGCACCAGCTCCTgcacctcctccccctgccagccGGCCTGCTGTGTGCCCATCTGCTGCAGGCCCGTCTGCTGCAGGCCTGTCTGTTGCACACCCGTGTGCTGCACACCTGTGTGCTGTGAGGCCTCCCCCTGCTCAGACTCCTGCTGCCAGCAGTCGAGCTGCCAGTCGTCCTGCTgcacctcctccccctgccaACAGGCCTGCTGTGTGCCCGTCTGCTGCAGGCCCGTCTGTTGCACACCTGTGTGCTGCACACCCGTGTGCTGCGAGGCCTCCCCCTGCTCGGCCACCTCGtgctgccagccctgcccctgcccctgcccctcatcCTGCTGCAGACCCTCGTCCTCTGTGTCCCTCCTCTGCCGGCCCGTGTGCCGCCCCGCCTGCTGCGTGCCCGTCTCCTCCTGTGGGGCCCCCGCCTCCTGCTGCCAGCCCAGCTGCTGCCGCCCGGCCTCCTGCGTGTCCCTGCTCTGCCGCCCCACATGCTCCCGCCCCGCCTGCTGCGTGCCCGCCTCGGCCTGTGAGTCCTGCTGCTGA
- the LOC106508044 gene encoding keratin-associated protein 12-1-like, producing the protein MLGRRDGNSHEEVTRCASALLGRPLPGYKGCPGRKPADITALLQTPAHPHTTMSYTSCSSGCQTACYVPSSCQPSSCTSSSCQASCVPVSYRKVVCVPVSCRPAVCVAPSCQSSGCLPVSCKPVVWVAPSCQSSGFCQPLRPSLVCRPLSCSTPSCF; encoded by the coding sequence ATGTTGGGGAGGCGTGATGGCAACAGCCATGAGGAAGTCACCAGGTGTGCTTCTGCATTGCTGGGACGCCCACTGCCTGGGTATAAAGGCTGCCCTGGGAGGAAGCCTGCAGACATCACCGCCCTCCTGCAGACACCAGCTCACCCACACACCACCATGAGCTACACCAGCTGTTCCTCGGGCTGCCAGACTGCCTGCTATGTGCCCAGCTCCTGCCAGCCATCCTCCTGCACATCCAGCTCCTGCCAGGCATCCTGTGTGCCCGTGAGCTACAGGAAAGTTGTATGTGTTCCCGTGAGCTGCAGGCCGGCTGTGTGCGTGGCCCCCTCCTGCCAGTCCTCTGGGTGCCTGCCTGTGAGCTGCAAGCCGGTCGTGTGGGTGGCCCCGTCCTGCCAGTCCTCTGGGTTCTGCCAGCCCCTCCGCCCCAGCCTGGTCTGCAGACCCCTCTCCTGTAGCACCCCTTCCTGCTTTTGA
- the LOC100623597 gene encoding keratin-associated protein 10-12 codes for MQQHTPSELYKSANHQETHTHSRTLTHTHTSSSPTVPTMAASTLSGCSSNLSYGSRVCLPGSCHPCTGSSWQWDDCPESCCEPPCCAPSGCTPAPRLALVCTPASCEPSPCLSGCTSSCTSSPCQPACCAPVCCRPVCCRPVCCTPVCCTPVCCTPVCCEASPCSDSCCQQSSCQSSCCTSSPCQQACCVPVCCRPVCCSPVCCEASPCSAASCCQPCPCPSSCCRPSSSVSLLCRPVCRPACCVPVSSCGAPASCCQPSCCRPASCVSLLCRPACSRPACCVPASACESCC; via the coding sequence ATGCAGCAACACACCCCCTCCGAGCTGTATAAAAGCGCTAATCaccaagaaacacacacacactcccgaacactcacacacactcacacctcctccagccccaccgtCCCCACCATGGCCGCCTCCACCCTGTCCGGCTGctccagcaacctgagctacGGTAGCCGGGTCTGCCTGCCCGGTTCCTGTCACCCCTGCACCGGCTCCTCCTGGCAGTGGGACGACTGTCCAGAGAGCTGCTGCGAGCCCCCCTGCTGCGCCCCCAGCGGCTGCACCCCCGCGCCCCGCCTGGCCCTGGTCTGCACCCCAGCGAGCTgtgagcccagcccctgcctgtcaGGCTGCACCAGCTCCTgcacctcctccccctgccagccGGCCTGCTGTGCGCCCGTCTGCTGCAGGCCTGTCTGCTGCAGGCCCGTCTGTTGCACGCCTGTCTGTTGCACACCTGTGTGCTGCACACCTGTGTGCTGTGAGGCCTCCCCCTGCTCAGACTCCTGCTGTCAGCAGTCGAGCTGCCAGTCGTCCTGCTgcacctcctccccctgccaACAGGCCTGCTGTGTGCCCGTCTGCTGCAGGCCTGTGTGCTGCTCGCCCGTGTGCTGCGAGGCCTCCCCCTGCTCGGCCGCCTCGtgctgccagccctgcccctgcccctcgtCCTGCTGCAGACCCTCGTCCTCCGTGTCCCTCCTCTGCCGGCCCGTGTGCCGCCCCGCCTGCTGCGTGCCCGTCTCCTCCTGCGGGGCCCCCGCCTCCTGCTGCCAGCCCAGCTGCTGCCGCCCGGCCTCCTGCGTGTCCCTGCTCTGCCGCCCCGCGTGCTCCCGCCCCGCCTGCTGCGTGCCCGCCTCGGCCTGCGAGTCCTGCTGCTGA